One genomic segment of Aliarcobacter cibarius includes these proteins:
- a CDS encoding DEAD/DEAH box helicase: protein MAKYLDAIELSNNLKNRLEEIVLSSINVRDEELQNELSEIIKSNDGLISEILVEGAFSAKKHDDILRNIPFLNKKFLDLLDLNKVFNPNFYPFKHQFETLKIVNEMDSNNKPAIVVTAPTGSGKTESFLLPMLNDLVSNPRKSDEKGVRAIILYPMNALVADQNKRLFSYLKGQSNVSMFFYNSETPESKKYATDEFDDKCFIKTRKEARENPPDIMITNYSMLEYILARPNDFPLIGNALRTIVVDEAHLYTGTLAAEVSLLLRRVTTKAKVDNSKILYIATTATISDDKQEQQDFFSKFFNKDNILRVSGEKEFKEIDANINVDNEIEQFIDISSMMTEPNLDLYNEFKGYRVFPKILKILSEKYTIQFSELLKLVSSSIDPKTLLNIFTIGAKARLNDNELPLLPHKLHLQVRSSQGFSVCSNPNCPDSKIKGLGKIHHGTFYNCTTCQSPTLNLVRCSECSEHFYHGKFNYKDTLYLERFFKDDTKSENSHILSFKESSEEIYISKDGKKCSEHDYNNKFYKHSVCPVCSNEEFYGLSVSDQFLIPLVSETMLVNMPEIDKEVNVFLPARGRRLLTFSDSRSEAARLGPLLTMQHETQLFRRLIVETIQNNIFKNQDNDLREYYQNEIKENELKLSNIDNPIVKQKLVEKINEAKVELSKMSSGFSIADLVDNLKKHLLIGEFFDRERMKEQLAEEREQLSFDKNQEAIKKNIYNRIVEALITPNIKDINLESLGLIKLTYPGIESIVLSDKFNNIFNEEKEIIDRFKLNILKQFLYIFRDYKSITSEYQSNELKDYEASKIGLGQYIAFDAKNKNIFNFKVTSRSSIYKFIASVFRIFKIEDNEENIYTFLEAVFETFLDAAKRDDIRWLEHNRVQTDDGRIVDAFRIVFYELSIEIPQTLYMNSVNKTIWQEAINGVVPEKHSIVELKEVTQSDLDADPYFSRYRKMYLNTSKELSMGLWAEEHSAQLAQKENRRLQDLFIQGKRNVLSATTTLEVGIDIGGLSGVLMANVPPNKANYIQRSGRAGRRTDGSSIILTYTKTRHFDQNVFRDFKFYLDKPHKKLTISLEKEKIATRHFNSLMLFKFYENHASSKDALIFDSFKKMGYFVGIYEIPKHTDNPYAKLDFEMDENSIYNKFIEFLTNFEIIEDDKKAFDEIFKHTSKVLDYQQLIKVFTDQVQAMSTIYINSLKELYSDWNFATNTSHKNAVRYNIKQKHGESLIEIFSNAQVLPKYGFPIDIKTLQVINAPKMFELSRGSFLALSEYAPGSKILAGGMLIESKGISKHFTGENLDEAFGEKGFTYLCDKGHFFTSPYIKVHECSMSGCKGVVKPASNYLMPEHGYITAASDKLSYRAGSPEKVGRLEIHSAIHTSSENDINFTYDDFSIIYKEKALIYGINRGNKGLGFAICTKCGYTESEIEKVNTGSYDKLPISFKKHSSIYSESSANICLETSPTIWRNHNLMAKMITDAIMIIPKRDIKDITIAQTLANAMQLSGAEELGIDEREINALIQEVDGKLSILIYDNQSGGVGYVYDLAKNRWNDWLEKTRQRLFIDEKHNEECLNGCIKCVVTMNTSEPLPRRETLDYLEGKVMAKDTDTKKEKKKIVKKEVSDTDRFKKFKK, encoded by the coding sequence ATGGCTAAATATTTAGATGCAATTGAACTATCGAATAATTTGAAAAATAGACTTGAAGAGATAGTTTTAAGCAGCATTAATGTAAGAGACGAAGAACTCCAAAATGAGTTAAGTGAAATAATCAAATCTAATGATGGCTTAATATCTGAAATACTTGTAGAAGGAGCATTTTCAGCAAAAAAACATGATGATATTTTAAGAAACATTCCATTTTTGAATAAAAAGTTTTTAGATTTGCTTGACTTAAATAAAGTATTTAATCCAAATTTTTATCCGTTTAAGCATCAATTTGAAACTCTTAAAATTGTTAATGAGATGGATAGTAATAATAAACCTGCAATTGTTGTTACTGCACCAACTGGTTCAGGTAAAACAGAATCATTTTTACTTCCAATGCTTAACGATTTAGTTTCTAATCCAAGAAAATCCGATGAAAAAGGTGTTAGAGCTATTATTCTATATCCGATGAATGCACTAGTTGCAGATCAAAATAAAAGGTTATTTTCATACCTAAAAGGACAATCAAATGTAAGTATGTTCTTTTATAACAGTGAAACTCCTGAATCAAAAAAATATGCGACTGATGAGTTTGACGATAAATGCTTCATAAAAACAAGAAAAGAAGCAAGAGAAAATCCTCCTGATATTATGATTACTAACTATTCTATGCTTGAGTATATATTAGCAAGACCAAATGATTTTCCTCTAATTGGTAATGCACTGAGAACTATAGTAGTAGATGAAGCCCACTTATATACGGGTACTTTAGCTGCTGAAGTGTCTTTGCTTTTAAGAAGAGTAACTACTAAGGCAAAAGTTGATAATTCAAAGATATTATATATCGCAACAACTGCAACAATTTCAGATGATAAGCAAGAACAACAGGATTTTTTTAGTAAATTTTTTAATAAAGATAATATTCTAAGAGTATCTGGAGAAAAAGAGTTTAAAGAGATAGACGCAAATATCAATGTTGATAATGAAATAGAGCAGTTTATAGATATATCTTCTATGATGACAGAGCCTAATTTAGATTTATACAATGAATTTAAAGGGTATAGGGTATTTCCTAAAATATTAAAAATATTATCTGAAAAATACACAATTCAATTTAGTGAGTTATTAAAGTTAGTCTCTTCAAGTATTGACCCAAAAACTTTATTAAATATTTTTACAATTGGAGCAAAAGCTCGTTTGAATGACAATGAGCTGCCATTACTTCCACATAAATTGCATTTACAAGTAAGGAGTTCTCAAGGTTTTTCAGTTTGCTCAAATCCAAATTGTCCTGATTCTAAAATTAAGGGTCTAGGTAAAATTCATCATGGAACTTTTTATAACTGTACAACATGTCAAAGTCCTACTTTAAATCTTGTGAGATGTTCAGAGTGTAGTGAGCATTTTTATCATGGTAAATTTAATTACAAAGATACTTTATATTTAGAGAGGTTCTTTAAAGATGATACTAAAAGTGAAAATAGCCATATATTGAGTTTTAAAGAGTCAAGTGAAGAAATCTACATCAGTAAAGATGGTAAAAAATGTTCAGAACATGATTACAACAATAAATTTTATAAACATTCTGTATGTCCTGTGTGTTCAAATGAAGAATTTTATGGGCTAAGCGTAAGCGATCAGTTTTTAATTCCATTGGTATCAGAAACAATGCTTGTTAATATGCCCGAAATAGATAAAGAGGTAAATGTTTTCTTACCTGCTCGTGGAAGAAGACTTTTAACATTTTCAGATAGTAGAAGTGAAGCAGCTAGACTTGGGCCACTTTTAACGATGCAACATGAAACACAACTATTTAGAAGGTTAATAGTAGAAACAATACAAAATAATATTTTTAAAAATCAAGATAATGATCTAAGAGAATATTATCAAAATGAGATCAAAGAAAATGAACTAAAGCTATCAAATATAGATAACCCAATAGTAAAGCAAAAGCTTGTAGAAAAAATTAATGAAGCAAAAGTAGAATTATCAAAAATGAGTTCAGGGTTTTCAATTGCTGATTTAGTTGATAATCTTAAAAAACATCTTCTAATTGGAGAGTTTTTTGATAGAGAAAGGATGAAAGAGCAATTAGCTGAAGAGCGAGAGCAGTTGTCATTTGATAAAAATCAAGAAGCGATTAAAAAAAATATCTATAACAGAATTGTAGAGGCATTGATTACCCCAAATATAAAAGATATAAACCTTGAAAGTTTGGGGCTAATAAAACTTACTTATCCAGGAATCGAGTCTATTGTTTTGTCTGATAAGTTTAACAATATTTTTAATGAAGAAAAAGAGATTATTGACCGTTTTAAACTTAATATACTTAAACAGTTCCTATATATATTTAGAGATTATAAAAGTATTACTTCTGAATATCAGTCTAATGAATTAAAAGACTATGAGGCTTCAAAAATAGGCTTAGGTCAATACATTGCTTTTGATGCGAAAAATAAAAATATATTTAATTTTAAAGTAACAAGTCGAAGTTCTATTTATAAGTTTATTGCTTCAGTGTTTAGAATTTTTAAAATCGAAGATAACGAAGAGAATATATACACTTTTTTAGAAGCAGTATTTGAAACATTTTTAGATGCTGCAAAGAGAGATGATATTAGGTGGTTAGAACACAATAGAGTTCAGACTGATGATGGAAGAATTGTTGATGCTTTTAGAATAGTATTCTATGAATTATCTATTGAAATACCTCAAACTTTATATATGAACAGTGTCAATAAAACAATTTGGCAAGAAGCTATAAATGGTGTTGTTCCTGAAAAACATAGTATTGTTGAATTAAAAGAAGTTACACAAAGTGATTTGGATGCAGATCCATATTTCTCAAGATATAGAAAAATGTATCTCAATACTTCTAAAGAACTTAGTATGGGATTATGGGCAGAAGAACACTCAGCTCAACTTGCACAAAAAGAAAATAGGAGGTTGCAAGATTTGTTTATACAAGGTAAGAGAAATGTATTATCTGCAACAACAACACTTGAAGTGGGGATTGATATTGGTGGATTAAGTGGTGTATTAATGGCTAATGTCCCTCCAAACAAAGCAAATTATATTCAAAGGTCAGGACGAGCAGGAAGAAGAACTGATGGCTCATCTATAATTCTTACTTACACTAAAACAAGGCATTTTGATCAAAATGTATTTAGAGATTTTAAATTTTATTTAGATAAGCCTCACAAAAAATTAACAATATCTCTTGAGAAAGAAAAAATAGCAACTAGACATTTTAATTCATTAATGTTATTCAAATTTTATGAAAATCATGCAAGTAGTAAAGATGCATTAATTTTTGATTCATTCAAAAAAATGGGATATTTTGTAGGTATATATGAAATACCAAAACATACAGATAATCCTTATGCAAAGTTAGATTTTGAAATGGATGAGAATTCTATTTATAATAAATTTATTGAGTTTTTGACTAATTTTGAGATTATTGAGGATGATAAAAAAGCATTTGATGAGATCTTTAAACATACGAGCAAGGTTCTTGATTATCAGCAATTAATCAAAGTTTTTACTGATCAAGTTCAGGCTATGAGTACAATATATATCAATAGTTTAAAAGAACTTTATTCGGATTGGAATTTTGCTACAAATACAAGTCATAAAAATGCAGTTAGATACAACATTAAACAAAAACATGGAGAAAGTCTAATCGAGATTTTCTCAAATGCACAAGTTTTACCAAAATATGGATTTCCTATAGATATAAAAACCTTGCAAGTAATTAATGCACCTAAAATGTTTGAGTTATCAAGAGGTAGTTTTTTGGCATTGTCTGAATATGCTCCAGGATCAAAGATTTTAGCAGGTGGTATGTTGATTGAATCTAAAGGAATTTCAAAACACTTTACGGGTGAAAATTTAGATGAAGCATTTGGTGAAAAAGGGTTTACTTATCTTTGTGATAAAGGACATTTTTTTACATCACCGTATATCAAAGTTCACGAGTGTAGTATGAGTGGTTGCAAAGGTGTTGTTAAACCTGCTTCAAATTATTTAATGCCTGAACATGGATATATCACAGCTGCATCTGATAAATTGTCTTATAGAGCAGGTAGTCCAGAAAAAGTTGGAAGATTGGAGATTCATAGTGCAATTCATACAAGTTCAGAAAATGATATTAATTTCACATATGATGATTTTTCTATCATTTATAAAGAGAAAGCACTTATTTATGGGATTAATAGAGGAAATAAAGGCTTAGGATTTGCAATTTGTACAAAGTGCGGTTATACAGAATCAGAAATAGAAAAAGTCAATACAGGCAGTTATGATAAATTGCCAATATCATTTAAAAAGCATTCATCAATTTATAGTGAATCATCTGCAAATATATGTTTGGAAACTTCCCCTACTATATGGAGAAATCATAATTTGATGGCTAAAATGATTACAGATGCCATTATGATTATTCCAAAAAGAGATATCAAAGATATTACTATAGCTCAAACACTAGCAAATGCAATGCAGTTAAGTGGTGCAGAAGAGTTAGGTATTGATGAGAGGGAGATTAATGCTCTCATTCAAGAAGTAGATGGGAAATTGAGTATATTAATTTATGACAATCAATCAGGCGGTGTTGGATATGTTTATGACTTGGCAAAAAATCGATGGAATGACTGGTTAGAAAAAACGAGACAAAGGCTTTTTATAGATGAAAAACACAATGAAGAGTGTTTAAATGGTTGTATCAAATGTGTAGTTACTATGAATACAAGTGAACCATTACCAAGAAGAGAAACTTTAGATTATCTTGAAGGTAAAGTAATGGCTAAAGATACAGATACAAAGAAAGAGAAGAAAAAAATTGTAAAAAAAGAAGTGAGTGATACCGATAGGTTTAAAAAGTTCAAAAAATAG